The following are encoded in a window of Halosolutus halophilus genomic DNA:
- a CDS encoding histidine kinase produces MASEVRTRTDERLGTALEPWQAGTVGGIVGAIVFGAMMAIQTPAVIEMAIPSMYGLEGGLAGMIVHVSHGAVLGVVFAAALAAAGRTDVGPLGATAAGLGYGLVVWAILAVVVMPIWLSAVGFAMAPAVPNVAVESLIGHAAYGLVLGATYAVLAR; encoded by the coding sequence ATGGCATCGGAAGTACGAACGCGAACGGACGAACGGCTCGGAACAGCACTCGAACCCTGGCAGGCGGGGACCGTCGGCGGGATCGTCGGCGCGATCGTCTTCGGTGCGATGATGGCGATACAGACGCCCGCAGTCATCGAGATGGCGATCCCCTCGATGTACGGTCTCGAAGGCGGCCTCGCGGGAATGATCGTTCACGTGTCACACGGTGCCGTCCTGGGCGTCGTCTTCGCGGCGGCGCTCGCGGCTGCGGGGCGAACCGACGTCGGACCGCTCGGAGCCACTGCTGCCGGTCTCGGCTACGGACTGGTCGTGTGGGCGATCCTCGCCGTCGTCGTGATGCCGATCTGGCTCTCGGCAGTCGGCTTCGCGATGGCACCCGCAGTACCGAACGTCGCCGTCGAGAGTCTCATCGGTCACGCCGCGTACGGACTCGTCCTCGGGGCCACCTACGCGGTGCTGGCGCGATAG
- a CDS encoding helix-turn-helix domain-containing protein gives MASEPRHRLGELLEDSNPQFEKVMSCVFGIEDHETRTYLVLCEFPGSTIEELAAALDRDRSTVNRALSTLHERGLVRRERRLLDGGGYVYQYTAVALPEAKEILHEALDAWTATVHDVIDEFDGGSSETGAGTGPETTGE, from the coding sequence ATGGCGAGCGAACCCCGACACCGACTCGGCGAGTTACTGGAGGATTCGAACCCACAGTTCGAGAAGGTGATGAGCTGCGTCTTCGGGATCGAGGACCACGAAACGCGAACGTATCTCGTGCTGTGTGAGTTCCCCGGCAGCACGATCGAGGAATTGGCGGCTGCCCTCGACCGCGACCGGAGTACGGTCAACCGCGCACTGTCGACGCTTCACGAGCGAGGGCTCGTTCGCCGGGAACGGCGCTTGCTGGACGGTGGGGGCTACGTCTACCAGTACACGGCCGTCGCGCTCCCCGAGGCCAAGGAGATCCTCCACGAGGCACTCGACGCCTGGACGGCGACGGTCCACGACGTGATCGACGAGTTCGACGGCGGATCGAGCGAGACCGGGGCCGGGACCGGCCCCGAGACCACCGGCGAGTAA